One stretch of Streptomyces sp. NBC_00443 DNA includes these proteins:
- a CDS encoding 5-oxoprolinase subunit B family protein, with the protein MRALPVGDDALLVEVASGEAARALHAELLRRRAEGSLSVREIVPAARTVLLDGLADPARLASELTTSEVPPAPPRAREVVELPVRYDGPDLADVAAHWGVSPPEVARIHADTEFSVAFCGFAPGFGYLTGLPPRYDVPRRATPRTAVPAGAVALAGPYTGVYPRSSPGGWQLIGTTDTVLWDHTRVPAALLSPGTRVRFVPVGSS; encoded by the coding sequence ATGAGAGCGCTGCCTGTCGGCGACGACGCACTGCTGGTCGAGGTGGCCTCGGGCGAGGCGGCCCGGGCGCTGCACGCCGAGCTGCTGCGCCGCCGCGCGGAGGGCTCCCTGTCCGTCCGCGAGATCGTCCCCGCGGCCCGTACGGTCCTGCTCGACGGGCTCGCCGACCCGGCCCGCCTGGCCTCCGAACTGACCACCTCCGAAGTGCCGCCCGCTCCCCCACGCGCGCGTGAGGTCGTCGAACTCCCGGTGCGCTACGACGGCCCGGACCTGGCCGACGTCGCCGCGCACTGGGGCGTCTCCCCGCCGGAGGTGGCCCGTATCCACGCGGACACCGAGTTCAGCGTCGCCTTCTGCGGTTTCGCCCCTGGGTTCGGCTACCTGACCGGCCTGCCGCCGCGCTACGACGTCCCGCGCCGGGCCACGCCGCGCACGGCCGTCCCCGCCGGTGCGGTGGCGTTGGCGGGCCCGTACACGGGCGTGTACCCGCGCTCGTCGCCGGGCGGCTGGCAGCTGATCGGCACCACGGACACCGTGCTGTGGGACCACACGCGTGTGCCGGCCGCGCTGCTGTCGCCGGGCACGCGCGTGCGTTTCGTTCCGGTGGGGAGCTCATGA
- a CDS encoding LamB/YcsF family protein, whose protein sequence is MTSIDLNADLGEGFGRWQLTDDERLLSVVTSANVACGFHAGDAATMRRVCEQAAERGVRIGAQVSYRDLAGFGRRAMDVPPAELAAEVAYQIGALAVFARAAGARVSYVKPHGALYNRVVHDEEQAGAVVDGVLLADASLPVLGLPGSRLLELAAKAGLPAVKEAFADRAYTEQGTLVPRGQEGAVVTDPEAVVERSVGLARAGVVTSHSGVPVQVRARSLCLHGDTPGAVELARRVRARLEESGVRVEAFV, encoded by the coding sequence ATGACCTCCATCGACCTCAACGCCGACCTCGGCGAGGGCTTCGGCCGCTGGCAGCTCACCGACGACGAACGGCTGCTGTCGGTCGTCACCAGTGCCAACGTGGCATGCGGCTTCCACGCCGGGGACGCGGCCACCATGCGGCGGGTGTGCGAGCAGGCGGCCGAGCGCGGGGTACGGATCGGTGCCCAGGTCTCCTACCGGGACCTGGCGGGGTTCGGGCGGCGCGCGATGGACGTGCCGCCCGCCGAGCTGGCGGCCGAAGTGGCGTACCAGATCGGCGCCCTGGCGGTCTTTGCGCGGGCGGCGGGCGCGCGCGTGTCGTACGTCAAGCCGCACGGCGCGCTCTACAACCGCGTCGTGCACGACGAGGAGCAGGCCGGCGCGGTCGTCGACGGTGTGCTCCTGGCGGACGCCTCGCTGCCCGTGCTCGGGCTGCCGGGCTCGCGCCTGCTGGAGTTGGCCGCCAAGGCGGGACTCCCGGCCGTCAAGGAGGCGTTCGCGGACCGCGCGTACACGGAGCAGGGCACCCTCGTGCCGCGCGGTCAGGAGGGCGCCGTGGTCACCGACCCGGAGGCCGTCGTGGAGCGCTCGGTGGGCCTGGCCCGCGCGGGCGTGGTCACCTCCCACTCCGGAGTTCCGGTGCAGGTACGCGCGCGTTCCCTGTGCCTGCACGGGGACACGCCCGGGGCTGTCGAGCTGGCCCGGCGGGTGCGGGCCCGGCTGGAGGAGTCAGGTGTGCGGGTGGAGGCTTTCGTATGA
- a CDS encoding putative hydro-lyase produces the protein MNRTEDRPPARAADRPLTLVDERAHAWSPRSARARFREGLTGPTAGVAAGHTQVNLISVPADWAYDMLLFCQRNPKPCPVLDVTDAGSWTTVLADGADLRTDLPRYRVWRNGELVDEPTDVRAHWRDDLVSFLIGCSFTFEWALAEAGVPIRHVEQGRNVPMYVTSRQCRPAGRLHGPMVVSMRPVPPEHVAAALRESGLLPAVHGSPVHCGDPSALGIADLGRPDFGDPVEAEPDDIPLFWACGVTPQAAVMASRPPFAITHAPGQMFLTDARDEQYRIA, from the coding sequence GTGAACCGCACGGAGGACCGTCCGCCCGCCCGCGCGGCAGACCGCCCGCTCACCCTTGTCGACGAGCGCGCCCACGCGTGGAGCCCGCGATCGGCACGCGCCCGCTTCCGGGAGGGCCTCACCGGGCCCACGGCGGGGGTCGCCGCGGGGCACACCCAGGTCAACCTGATCTCGGTGCCCGCCGACTGGGCGTACGACATGCTGCTGTTCTGCCAGCGCAATCCCAAGCCCTGCCCGGTCCTGGACGTCACGGACGCCGGTTCGTGGACGACCGTCCTCGCCGACGGTGCCGACCTGCGCACCGATCTGCCGCGCTACCGGGTGTGGCGGAACGGCGAGTTGGTGGACGAACCGACGGACGTACGCGCGCACTGGCGCGACGACCTGGTGTCGTTCCTCATCGGCTGCAGTTTCACCTTCGAGTGGGCGCTGGCCGAGGCCGGAGTCCCGATCCGCCACGTCGAGCAGGGGCGCAACGTCCCGATGTACGTGACCAGCCGCCAGTGCCGGCCGGCGGGGCGGCTGCACGGCCCGATGGTGGTGTCTATGCGCCCGGTGCCGCCGGAGCACGTGGCGGCGGCGCTGCGGGAGTCCGGTCTCCTGCCGGCGGTGCACGGCAGTCCCGTCCACTGCGGCGATCCGTCGGCGCTGGGCATCGCCGACCTCGGCCGCCCGGACTTCGGCGATCCGGTCGAGGCCGAGCCGGACGACATCCCGTTGTTCTGGGCCTGCGGAGTGACCCCGCAGGCCGCCGTGATGGCCTCGCGCCCGCCCTTCGCCATCACCCACGCACCGGGCCAGATGTTCCTCACCGACGCCCGCGACGAGCAGTACCGCATCGCCTGA
- a CDS encoding MFS transporter: protein MSTTPPPQALKDTHTTSDERADDDGAFGWLRALGPRGRRAFAGAFGGYALDSYDYFTLPLSMVALAAYFGLDSGQTGLFTTVTLVVSAIGGALAGVLADRIGRVKALMITVITYAVFTVACGFAPNYEWLLVFRALQGLGFGGEWAVGAILVAEYASAKHRGRTLGAIQSSWAVGWALAAIMYTVVFSLVDDDLAWRVMFWTGALPALLVIWMRRRVQDAPEAVAVREQSPQKGSFAAIFKPGLLRTTIFAVLLSTGVQGGYYTLATWVPTYLKTERDLSVVGTGGYLTFLISGAFIGYLTGGYLTDRLGRRRNIWLFALLSAVCILAYANIPSGSNTLLLVLGFPLGFCMSAIFSGFGSYLSELYPTAVRGTGQGFTYNTGRAVGAVFPTSVGFLADSWGVGGALVFGAIGYGIAALALLGLPETRGKELA, encoded by the coding sequence ATGAGCACGACCCCTCCACCGCAGGCTCTGAAAGACACCCACACCACGAGTGACGAACGCGCCGACGACGACGGCGCGTTCGGCTGGCTGCGTGCCCTCGGCCCGCGTGGTCGCCGCGCCTTTGCGGGCGCTTTCGGCGGATATGCCCTGGATTCGTACGACTACTTCACACTGCCGCTGAGCATGGTCGCGCTGGCCGCGTACTTCGGCCTGGACAGCGGCCAGACCGGCCTCTTCACCACCGTCACGCTCGTGGTCTCCGCGATCGGCGGCGCGCTCGCCGGAGTGCTGGCCGACCGGATCGGCCGGGTCAAGGCGCTGATGATCACGGTCATCACCTACGCGGTCTTCACCGTCGCCTGCGGTTTCGCCCCCAACTACGAGTGGCTGCTGGTCTTCCGCGCCCTCCAGGGCCTCGGCTTCGGCGGCGAATGGGCGGTCGGCGCGATCCTGGTCGCCGAGTACGCGAGCGCCAAGCACCGTGGCCGCACGCTCGGCGCGATCCAGAGCTCGTGGGCCGTCGGGTGGGCCCTGGCCGCGATCATGTACACCGTCGTCTTCTCGCTCGTGGACGACGACCTGGCGTGGCGCGTGATGTTCTGGACCGGGGCGCTGCCCGCGCTGCTCGTCATCTGGATGCGGCGCCGGGTGCAAGACGCTCCCGAGGCTGTCGCCGTACGTGAACAGAGCCCCCAGAAGGGTTCGTTCGCGGCCATCTTCAAGCCCGGGCTGCTGCGTACGACGATCTTCGCCGTACTGCTCTCCACGGGCGTCCAAGGCGGCTACTACACCCTCGCCACCTGGGTGCCGACGTACCTGAAGACCGAGCGCGACCTGTCGGTCGTCGGCACCGGCGGCTATCTGACGTTCCTCATCTCGGGCGCCTTCATCGGCTACCTGACCGGCGGTTACCTCACCGACCGGCTGGGCCGCCGGCGCAACATCTGGCTGTTCGCACTGCTCTCGGCCGTCTGCATCCTGGCGTACGCGAACATCCCCAGCGGCTCCAACACCCTGCTCCTGGTGCTCGGTTTCCCGCTCGGGTTCTGCATGTCGGCGATCTTCAGCGGCTTCGGGTCCTACCTGAGCGAGCTGTACCCGACGGCGGTGCGCGGCACGGGACAGGGCTTCACGTACAACACCGGCCGAGCGGTGGGCGCCGTCTTCCCCACCAGCGTCGGCTTCCTGGCCGACAGCTGGGGCGTGGGCGGCGCGCTGGTCTTCGGCGCCATCGGCTACGGCATCGCCGCACTCGCCCTGCTCGGGCTGCCGGAGACGCGCGGGAAGGAGCTGGCGTGA
- a CDS encoding GntR family transcriptional regulator yields MAEQLAGLADDRALLGRTSTAERVSDILRSRIAEGYFAPGARLSEDSIGGALGVSRNTLREAFRLLTHERLLVHELNRGVFVRVLTVEDVEDIYRTRRLVECAVVRGLGEPPYPLEGPAEAVAEGQRAVREGDWKGLGTANIHFHRELVALAGSERTDELMRSVFAELRLAFHVVDDPHRLHEPYLARNQQILRALEAGDRSGAEKILAVYLDDSLERVVEVYRRRVGEGETLA; encoded by the coding sequence ATGGCAGAGCAGCTGGCGGGACTGGCCGACGACCGTGCCCTCCTGGGCCGTACGAGCACGGCGGAGCGGGTCTCGGACATCCTCAGAAGCCGGATCGCCGAGGGCTATTTCGCGCCCGGCGCCCGGCTGTCCGAGGACAGCATCGGAGGGGCACTCGGTGTGTCCCGCAACACACTCCGCGAGGCGTTCCGGCTGCTCACCCATGAACGGCTCCTCGTCCACGAGCTGAACCGGGGCGTGTTCGTGCGGGTCCTGACGGTGGAGGACGTCGAGGACATCTACCGCACCCGACGCCTCGTCGAGTGCGCCGTCGTACGCGGCCTCGGCGAACCGCCCTACCCCCTGGAGGGGCCCGCCGAAGCCGTCGCCGAAGGGCAGCGCGCGGTGCGCGAAGGTGACTGGAAAGGGCTGGGGACGGCCAACATCCACTTCCACCGCGAACTGGTGGCGCTCGCGGGCAGCGAACGCACCGACGAACTGATGCGCAGCGTCTTCGCCGAGCTGCGGCTCGCGTTCCACGTCGTCGACGATCCACACCGGCTGCACGAGCCGTACCTCGCCCGCAACCAGCAGATCCTCCGGGCGCTGGAGGCGGGGGACCGGAGCGGGGCCGAGAAGATCCTCGCGGTCTACCTCGACGACTCGCTGGAGCGGGTGGTCGAGGTGTATCGACGGCGGGTGGGGGAGGGCGAAACCCTCGCTTAG